The Myxocyprinus asiaticus isolate MX2 ecotype Aquarium Trade chromosome 31, UBuf_Myxa_2, whole genome shotgun sequence genome has a segment encoding these proteins:
- the LOC127422604 gene encoding zinc finger protein 501-like isoform X1: MEKMEFVKEEKEDMSYLEPYNIKHEDTEEQIDIIKVKEESQELNEVVEEHQYQKPHHFLSGEKSFFSCAETENKFSQNKTQATEDKNSFTCSQCGKSFTRKHSLKKHIKTHTGEKPFTCPECGKSFKRAPTYSSHLLSHSGLNPFHCDQCGESFISASVLRKHLNVHVRPYLCSCGKCFSSLSILKAHEKTHTGVKDHVCSECGKGFTAACDLKRHQRIHTGEKPYKCSYCDKRFIVSGDLKTHERIHTGEKPYKCSHCDQCFALSGNLKTHERVHTGEKPYKCSQCDKSFVKSGPLKRHQRVHTGEKPYKCSHCDKRFTVLGDLKTHQRIHTGEKPYKCSHCDQCFALSGNLKTHERVHTGEKPYKCSHCDKSFAQSGQLKTHQRVHTGEKPYKCSHCDKSFAQSGQLKTHQRVHTGRYRTSAVCVGGVLPVCTI, from the exons ATGGAAAAGATGGAGTTTGTTAAAGAAGAGAAAGAAGACATGAGTTATCTAGAGCCatacaacataaaacatgaagatactgaggaacaaatag acattataaaagtgAAAGAAGAAAgccaagaactgaatgaagtggtggaggaacatcagtatcagaagccTCATCATTTCTTAAGTGGAGAAAAATCCTTTTTTAGTTGTGCAGAGACTGAAAATAAGTtctcacaaaacaaaactcaAGCAACAGAGGACAAAAActctttcacctgctctcagtgtggaaagagttttacacgtAAACACAGTCTTAAGAAACACATAAAaactcatactggagaaaaaccttttaCATGCCCTGAGTGTGGCAAGAGTTTTAAAAGGGCACCCACTTACAGTAGTCATTTACTCTCTCACTCTGGTCTAAATCCTTTTCACTGTGATCAGTGTGGTGAAAGTTTTATTTCAGCATCAGTTCTAAGAAAACATCTGAATGTTCATGTGAGGCCGTACTTGTGTTCATGTGGAAAGTGTTTTTCATCTCTGAGCATTTTGAAAGCTCATGAGAAAACACACACTGGTGTTAAAGATCATGTCTGTTCTGAGTGTGGAAAGGGCTTCACTGCAGCCTGCGACTTGAAAAGACaccagagaattcatactggagaaaaaccttacaagtgctcatatTGTGACAAGCGCTTCATTGTGTCTGgagacctgaaaacacatgagagaattcatactggagaaaaaccttacaagtgctcacattgcGACCAGTGCTTCGCTCTGTCAggaaacctgaaaacacatgagagagttcatactggagagaaaccgtacAAGTGCTCTCAATGTGACAAAAGTTTCGTTAAGTCAGGACCACTGAAAAGACATCagagagttcatactggagaaaaaccgtacaagtgctcacattgtgaCAAGCGCTTCACTGTGTTAGGAGACTTGAAAACACAtcagagaattcatactggagaaaaaccttacaagtgctcacattgcGACCAGTGCTTCGCTCTGTCAggaaacctgaaaacacatgagagagttcatactggagagaaaccgtacaagtgctcacattgtgaCAAAAGTTTTGCTCAGTCAGGACAATTGAAAACACATCagagagttcatactggagagaaaccatacaagtgctcacattgtgaTAAAAGTTTTGCTCAGTCAGGACAATTGAAAACACATCAGAGAGTTCATACAGGTAGATACCGAACCAGTGCAGTCTGTGTGGGAGGAGTTTTACCCGTTTGCACTATCTAA
- the LOC127422604 gene encoding zinc finger protein 501-like isoform X3: MEKMEFVKEEKEDMSYLEPYNIKHEDTEEQIDIIKVKEESQELNEVVEEHQYQKPHHFLSGEKSFFSCAETENKFSQNKTQATEDKNSFTCSQCGKSFTRKHSLKKHIKTHTGEKPFTCPECGKSFKRAPTYSSHLLSHSGLNPFHCDQCGESFISASVLRKHLNVHVRPYLCSCGKCFSSLSILKAHEKTHTGVKDHVCSECGKGFTAACDLKRHQRIHTGEKPYKCSYCDKRFIVSGDLKTHERIHTGEKPYKCSHCDQCFALSGNLKTHERVHTGEKPYKCSQCDKSFVKSGPLKRHQRVHTGEKPYKCSHCDKRFTVLGDLKTHQRIHTGEKPYKCSHCDQCFALSGNLKTHERVHTGEKPYKCSHCDKSFAQSGQLKTHQRVHTGEKPYKCSHCDKSFAQSGQLKTHQRVHTGRYRTSAVCVGGVLPVCTI, translated from the coding sequence acattataaaagtgAAAGAAGAAAgccaagaactgaatgaagtggtggaggaacatcagtatcagaagccTCATCATTTCTTAAGTGGAGAAAAATCCTTTTTTAGTTGTGCAGAGACTGAAAATAAGTtctcacaaaacaaaactcaAGCAACAGAGGACAAAAActctttcacctgctctcagtgtggaaagagttttacacgtAAACACAGTCTTAAGAAACACATAAAaactcatactggagaaaaaccttttaCATGCCCTGAGTGTGGCAAGAGTTTTAAAAGGGCACCCACTTACAGTAGTCATTTACTCTCTCACTCTGGTCTAAATCCTTTTCACTGTGATCAGTGTGGTGAAAGTTTTATTTCAGCATCAGTTCTAAGAAAACATCTGAATGTTCATGTGAGGCCGTACTTGTGTTCATGTGGAAAGTGTTTTTCATCTCTGAGCATTTTGAAAGCTCATGAGAAAACACACACTGGTGTTAAAGATCATGTCTGTTCTGAGTGTGGAAAGGGCTTCACTGCAGCCTGCGACTTGAAAAGACaccagagaattcatactggagaaaaaccttacaagtgctcatatTGTGACAAGCGCTTCATTGTGTCTGgagacctgaaaacacatgagagaattcatactggagaaaaaccttacaagtgctcacattgcGACCAGTGCTTCGCTCTGTCAggaaacctgaaaacacatgagagagttcatactggagagaaaccgtacAAGTGCTCTCAATGTGACAAAAGTTTCGTTAAGTCAGGACCACTGAAAAGACATCagagagttcatactggagaaaaaccgtacaagtgctcacattgtgaCAAGCGCTTCACTGTGTTAGGAGACTTGAAAACACAtcagagaattcatactggagaaaaaccttacaagtgctcacattgcGACCAGTGCTTCGCTCTGTCAggaaacctgaaaacacatgagagagttcatactggagagaaaccgtacaagtgctcacattgtgaCAAAAGTTTTGCTCAGTCAGGACAATTGAAAACACATCagagagttcatactggagagaaaccatacaagtgctcacattgtgaTAAAAGTTTTGCTCAGTCAGGACAATTGAAAACACATCAGAGAGTTCATACAGGTAGATACCGAACCAGTGCAGTCTGTGTGGGAGGAGTTTTACCCGTTTGCACTATCTAA
- the LOC127422604 gene encoding zinc finger protein 501-like isoform X2 yields the protein MEKMEFVKDEKEDMSYLEPYNIKHEDTEEQIDIIKVKEESQELNEVVEEHQYQKPHHFLSGEKSFFSCAETENKFSQNKTQATEDKNSFTCSQCGKSFTRKHSLKKHIKTHTGEKPFTCPECGKSFKRAPTYSSHLLSHSGLNPFHCDQCGESFISASVLRKHLNVHVRPYLCSCGKCFSSLSILKAHEKTHTGVKDHVCSECGKGFTAACDLKRHQRIHTGEKPYKCSYCDKRFIVSGDLKTHERIHTGEKPYKCSHCDQCFALSGNLKTHERVHTGEKPYKCSQCDKSFVKSGPLKRHQRVHTGEKPYKCSHCDKRFTVLGDLKTHQRIHTGEKPYKCSHCDQCFALSGNLKTHERVHTGEKPYKCSHCDKSFAQSGQLKTHQRVHTGEKPYKCSHCDKSFAQSGQLKTHQRVHTGRYRTSAVCVGGVLPVCTI from the coding sequence acattataaaagtgAAAGAAGAAAgccaagaactgaatgaagtggtggaggaacatcagtatcagaagccTCATCATTTCTTAAGTGGAGAAAAATCCTTTTTTAGTTGTGCAGAGACTGAAAATAAGTtctcacaaaacaaaactcaAGCAACAGAGGACAAAAActctttcacctgctctcagtgtggaaagagttttacacgtAAACACAGTCTTAAGAAACACATAAAaactcatactggagaaaaaccttttaCATGCCCTGAGTGTGGCAAGAGTTTTAAAAGGGCACCCACTTACAGTAGTCATTTACTCTCTCACTCTGGTCTAAATCCTTTTCACTGTGATCAGTGTGGTGAAAGTTTTATTTCAGCATCAGTTCTAAGAAAACATCTGAATGTTCATGTGAGGCCGTACTTGTGTTCATGTGGAAAGTGTTTTTCATCTCTGAGCATTTTGAAAGCTCATGAGAAAACACACACTGGTGTTAAAGATCATGTCTGTTCTGAGTGTGGAAAGGGCTTCACTGCAGCCTGCGACTTGAAAAGACaccagagaattcatactggagaaaaaccttacaagtgctcatatTGTGACAAGCGCTTCATTGTGTCTGgagacctgaaaacacatgagagaattcatactggagaaaaaccttacaagtgctcacattgcGACCAGTGCTTCGCTCTGTCAggaaacctgaaaacacatgagagagttcatactggagagaaaccgtacAAGTGCTCTCAATGTGACAAAAGTTTCGTTAAGTCAGGACCACTGAAAAGACATCagagagttcatactggagaaaaaccgtacaagtgctcacattgtgaCAAGCGCTTCACTGTGTTAGGAGACTTGAAAACACAtcagagaattcatactggagaaaaaccttacaagtgctcacattgcGACCAGTGCTTCGCTCTGTCAggaaacctgaaaacacatgagagagttcatactggagagaaaccgtacaagtgctcacattgtgaCAAAAGTTTTGCTCAGTCAGGACAATTGAAAACACATCagagagttcatactggagagaaaccatacaagtgctcacattgtgaTAAAAGTTTTGCTCAGTCAGGACAATTGAAAACACATCAGAGAGTTCATACAGGTAGATACCGAACCAGTGCAGTCTGTGTGGGAGGAGTTTTACCCGTTTGCACTATCTAA